The Etheostoma cragini isolate CJK2018 unplaced genomic scaffold, CSU_Ecrag_1.0 ScbMSFa_635, whole genome shotgun sequence genome contains the following window.
ACATGCTGATAAGCTAACAGGAAACCCACaatgtctttcttctttcatttaaatctCTAATTTTGTTCAAGTTCTCAGGTCTGTTAGCGCTGCTCAATAAACAGACAGGGCGCTGTTAGCCTGGAGCTAACAGTCAGCACTACATGGCGGGGGGGAGGTAGTGCGTGGTCGTGTGGTGGGGGGGAGGCCCCGTGATGTAACCCACCATGTGACCAGGGTTGGGGGCGGGGCAGTAAATGCGTGTGGCCCCGCCTCCGCTCTGCAGCGCCCCCCAGTGGGTGGCAGGGGGGAGGCAGGCATGGTAGGGGGGGTGGTGGGTCAAGTGGGGGGGGTGAGGGGGAGGGGCGGAAGGCAGGTAGGCGGCCGGGGGCGAAGCTTCATACGGCAGGTGCAGCAGCGGTGGAGGGGGGAGCGTCTGGTCCTGATACAGCAGCGCAGAGGGGGCGGAGCCTGGAGGGGCGGGGCTTAATGGAGAGGAGCCTTCCATGGAGGGGGCGGAGCCTGAAcagatttaaatacatttaatacattaaaaacattaatttaaacaGATGAAGTTAGTTATGTTACAtaatattatttacatatacaatATCCAtgtccccctaggggtactGTGGAGTACTTCAGGGGGTCCATGTCCCCCCTAGGGGTACCTTGGAGTACTGCAGGGGATCTGTTAGATGTCAATCTACCTAATGGTGCAGAGCTGTAATGTACCCCTCCCCCACCCAccaggagagggggggggggggggggggggggagacattaTTGAAACCAACGTTAGGGAGTACTGACCGCTGCCGTGTCCGTCCTGCTGTCCGTCTCCTGCCCTGCTGGGGTCTGGGTATGGAGAGGGGGGCTGATGGGACCCTCGAGCCATCTCAGGGTATGAGGGGGGGGCAGCTGGGGGCAGAATACACAGAAGGGTCAGACAGGATACAGGAAGTAGACGCTGCGCTTCCTTTTACTGAGTAACACCTGGGGCCCGGCGTGTCTCTGCCGATTTTTAACAAGCACGTCCACACGGGAAGACATTACCCCGGTGCTGtcgtcactgtttttttttaacgccATTTATGGCTTGGCACCCTCTTATTTGTCTGAGATTTTAACTTTTCGCAATTGCGGCAGAGCCTTGCGCTCCTCGGCTCAGCTTCTGTTAGAGGTCCCTAGGTTCAGACTTAAACAGCTGTTGTTAGAGGTCCCTAGGTCCAGACTTAAACAGCTTCTGTTA
Protein-coding sequences here:
- the LOC117941374 gene encoding formin-like protein 18, producing the protein MARGSHQPPSPYPDPSRAGDGQQDGHGSGSAPSMEGSSPLSPAPPGSAPSALLYQDQTLPPPPLLHLPYEASPPAAYLPSAPPPHPPHLTHHPPYHACLPPATHWGALQSGGGATRIYCPAPNPGHMVGYITGPPPHHTTTHYLPPAM